A single Bifidobacterium asteroides DNA region contains:
- a CDS encoding CPBP family intramembrane glutamic endopeptidase: MQQSQHSSSHVSATGSSGSAVSRPWSAQVRRGVDLQSLYALVYLVVANLIAGVLNLPSVAAALGIARQPGLGDLLGDLVMLVFLFGTRSQDLLGRGSNPVQYKAQTNPGPAVLIGAILLIMLASSIETGFTWVVNQGSQALGLVYHSTTSQIAAGQHGFLSPLDTAILVPIVEEFLLRGVVMGRLKPYGRTFAIVTSSLIFACLHGDITQSLFTFLLGLVLGVIAMEYSILWSMALHIFNNLVLADAMMWLTQTVPARTGMMINQGMTLLGLVGGLVVLWLIRGRLADRLRANRSRSGTYKGWISLGLAVLLVLAVVNAAQRFSLA, from the coding sequence ATGCAGCAATCACAGCACTCATCATCACATGTGTCCGCCACGGGGTCATCCGGGTCGGCTGTTTCGCGCCCATGGAGTGCCCAGGTGCGCCGTGGGGTGGACCTGCAATCCCTCTATGCCCTGGTGTACCTGGTGGTGGCCAACCTGATCGCGGGGGTTCTGAATCTGCCCTCGGTGGCCGCAGCCCTGGGCATTGCCCGTCAGCCGGGGCTGGGCGATCTGCTGGGCGATCTGGTCATGCTGGTCTTTCTCTTCGGCACCCGCAGCCAGGATCTGCTCGGGCGTGGCTCCAACCCTGTGCAGTACAAGGCTCAGACCAATCCCGGTCCGGCCGTGCTGATCGGAGCCATCCTGCTGATCATGCTGGCCAGCAGCATCGAGACCGGCTTCACCTGGGTGGTCAACCAGGGATCCCAGGCCCTGGGGCTGGTCTATCACTCCACCACCTCCCAGATCGCGGCGGGCCAGCATGGGTTCCTGTCGCCCCTGGACACGGCCATCCTGGTCCCCATCGTCGAGGAGTTCCTGCTGCGCGGCGTGGTCATGGGCCGACTGAAGCCCTACGGACGGACCTTCGCCATCGTCACCTCCTCCCTTATCTTCGCCTGCCTGCACGGAGACATCACCCAGAGTCTGTTCACCTTCCTGCTGGGTCTGGTCTTGGGTGTCATCGCCATGGAGTACTCCATCCTCTGGTCCATGGCCCTGCACATTTTCAACAACCTGGTCCTGGCTGACGCCATGATGTGGCTGACCCAGACGGTGCCGGCCCGCACCGGCATGATGATCAACCAGGGCATGACCCTTCTGGGGCTGGTTGGGGGACTGGTAGTCCTCTGGCTGATTCGGGGCCGGCTGGCAGACCGTCTGCGCGCCAATCGTTCACGCTCCGGCACCTATAAGGGCTGGATCTCCCTTGGATTGGCCGTCCTGTTGGTTCTGGCCGTGGTCAATGCGGCCCAGCGCTTCTCCCTGGCTTGA
- a CDS encoding cell division protein, which yields MAEDQFPVVLRGYDKERVDQALAASRSNLARLRQQIKADDDRILKLEAELQEVKSRKPEQPRNSFASLGANAQQLLASAEQTSTELLNRAKQDAASTKTSAQEKATTLVNEAQLEAKHIVDEANAKAKSIVEAANDEARTVTTTAKQQSEQNKAAADKVVAERRQALDLELQNSREEHEKRLATSKATQDKELSEQKAKAAKEIADKRRKSDEEIAKLKKEANDQIQKALAEANKKLADVREQVSKSLNDARRQASEITDKAKSEAQQIVDESKVTSAETMAKVNAEAEQVRSDIAAQQEDATKKVGELLKSLEDRRVKTEKETQELIEQAKATRKDADSFASFKREETERKANQLLDEAKQRAQAEVDAHRKAAQAELDGLKDHITKLQHREATITARVDELRNIFSKSFGNFDGFHDEAVVNDQDEGQAPSVPVVNAVPAADPLPAPASSASATSSEAEDEDQAVDQPLADAQAEAPQTSVDPVPVSQSADGAATDSDSNSGDDASAAEAAAVRSSANMPTQVLPSPAPSALPDEPVQADDAPAQSEDGQVEKAVTDQETTVIPPINDDATSADQD from the coding sequence ATGGCCGAAGATCAGTTTCCCGTTGTCCTGCGAGGCTATGACAAGGAGCGGGTCGACCAGGCCTTGGCGGCCTCGCGGAGCAATCTGGCCCGGTTGCGTCAGCAGATCAAGGCCGATGACGATCGCATTCTGAAGCTGGAGGCGGAACTCCAGGAGGTCAAGTCCCGCAAGCCCGAACAGCCGCGCAACTCCTTTGCTTCACTTGGAGCCAACGCCCAGCAACTGCTGGCCTCGGCCGAGCAGACCAGCACCGAGCTGCTCAACCGCGCCAAGCAGGATGCGGCATCCACCAAGACCTCCGCCCAGGAGAAGGCGACGACCCTGGTCAACGAGGCTCAGCTTGAAGCCAAGCACATTGTGGACGAGGCCAACGCCAAGGCCAAGTCCATCGTCGAGGCCGCCAACGACGAAGCCAGGACAGTCACCACCACCGCCAAGCAGCAGAGCGAACAGAACAAGGCCGCAGCCGATAAGGTGGTGGCCGAACGCCGTCAGGCTCTGGATCTGGAGCTGCAGAACTCACGCGAGGAGCATGAGAAGCGGCTGGCCACCAGCAAGGCCACCCAGGACAAGGAACTGTCCGAACAGAAGGCCAAGGCCGCCAAGGAGATTGCCGACAAGCGGCGCAAGAGCGACGAGGAGATCGCCAAGCTCAAGAAAGAGGCCAACGATCAGATCCAGAAGGCCCTGGCCGAGGCCAACAAGAAGCTGGCCGACGTGCGTGAGCAGGTCTCCAAGAGCCTGAATGACGCCCGTAGGCAGGCTTCGGAAATCACCGACAAAGCCAAGTCAGAGGCCCAGCAGATCGTGGACGAGTCCAAGGTCACCAGCGCCGAGACCATGGCCAAGGTCAACGCCGAGGCCGAGCAGGTCCGCTCCGACATCGCCGCCCAGCAGGAGGATGCCACCAAGAAGGTGGGCGAGCTGCTTAAGAGCCTGGAGGATCGGCGGGTCAAGACCGAGAAGGAGACCCAGGAGCTGATTGAACAGGCCAAGGCCACCCGCAAGGATGCCGATTCGTTCGCCTCCTTCAAGCGGGAGGAGACCGAGCGCAAGGCCAACCAGCTGCTGGATGAGGCCAAGCAGCGCGCCCAGGCCGAAGTCGACGCCCATCGCAAGGCCGCCCAGGCCGAGCTTGACGGGCTCAAGGACCACATCACCAAGCTGCAGCACCGGGAGGCCACCATTACCGCTCGGGTCGACGAGCTGCGGAACATCTTCTCCAAGTCCTTCGGCAACTTCGACGGCTTCCACGATGAGGCTGTGGTCAATGACCAGGACGAGGGGCAGGCGCCCAGCGTGCCCGTGGTCAACGCTGTGCCTGCCGCGGATCCGCTGCCGGCCCCTGCTTCGTCGGCTTCGGCGACATCCTCGGAGGCTGAAGACGAGGATCAGGCCGTCGACCAGCCCCTTGCCGACGCCCAGGCAGAAGCCCCTCAGACATCAGTCGATCCGGTCCCAGTCAGCCAGTCAGCCGATGGTGCGGCAACTGATTCCGACAGTAATTCCGGGGATGATGCCAGCGCGGCTGAGGCTGCGGCTGTCAGGTCCTCAGCCAATATGCCCACCCAGGTCCTGCCCTCACCAGCGCCGAGCGCCCTTCCCGATGAACCCGTCCAGGCCGATGACGCGCCGGCCCAGAGTGAGGACGGACAGGTGGAGAAGGCAGTCACCGATCAGGAAACTACGGTTATTCCGCCCATCAACGACGACGCTACCTCCGCCGATCAGGACTGA
- a CDS encoding pyroglutamyl-peptidase I, producing the protein MEQIKVIVAGYDHYEGVDVNPSYQVSQALAEHGMEGMRPVGPTEEDPLEGVDLAISSVTMPVSFAKAWPILHEAIERVRPDIIIATGLKRRARGIAMERCAVNLKEDDADDRENLGEQESRDTVPRASRQPIDPQGPAAYWTRLPLRAILHDFGTCGIPATLSSDAGTYVCNALFYNLLAWAAGHKDVLAGFVSLPLVNESGGQECGLPLDQQIQAVREVVNETIRYYRRPSSSPILIA; encoded by the coding sequence ATGGAGCAGATCAAGGTCATCGTCGCCGGATACGATCATTACGAGGGTGTTGATGTCAACCCCTCCTATCAGGTCTCGCAGGCTTTGGCCGAGCATGGCATGGAAGGCATGCGGCCAGTCGGCCCCACCGAGGAGGATCCCTTGGAGGGCGTGGACCTGGCTATTTCCTCCGTCACCATGCCTGTCAGCTTCGCCAAGGCCTGGCCCATCCTGCATGAGGCCATAGAGCGGGTGCGCCCTGATATCATCATCGCTACAGGGCTCAAGCGTCGGGCTCGCGGCATCGCCATGGAGCGCTGCGCCGTCAACCTCAAGGAGGACGACGCTGACGATCGTGAAAACCTGGGGGAGCAGGAGTCTCGAGATACCGTCCCTCGTGCCAGCCGCCAGCCCATCGACCCCCAGGGCCCGGCCGCCTACTGGACCCGACTGCCGCTGAGGGCCATCCTGCACGACTTCGGCACCTGCGGCATTCCTGCCACACTGAGCTCGGACGCGGGCACCTATGTCTGCAACGCGCTCTTCTACAACCTGCTGGCATGGGCTGCAGGACACAAGGATGTTCTGGCCGGGTTCGTCAGCCTTCCCCTGGTCAACGAAAGCGGCGGTCAGGAGTGCGGCCTGCCCCTGGATCAGCAGATACAGGCTGTGCGCGAGGTGGTCAATGAGACCATTCGCTACTATCGCAGGCCCTCCTCCAGTCCCATTCTCATTGCCTGA
- a CDS encoding IspD/TarI family cytidylyltransferase, whose amino-acid sequence MSESRASAAPSEVSQDNAEPEEQIQPVVAVILAAGLGVRFDESNPKQLVQVGGKPIIAWSIDAFQFNARVTDILVVVNDRVREAVEAIVGDDTYDKVRTVIQGGIERMDSTEAALQTLAEAEIPQNAKLLIHDAVRPFVSQESINGCIDALDTFNAATVAVASTDTMLMAGDLGERKVVRKVPDRDNMFRAQTPQAFRFSTIRKAYDLAAADPDFHPTDDTRVVVDRLPEEPVAIVAGSVTNMKITLPSDVPMAEWIARSLAG is encoded by the coding sequence ATGAGTGAGAGCAGAGCATCAGCAGCCCCGTCCGAGGTCAGTCAGGATAATGCAGAGCCGGAGGAGCAGATTCAGCCAGTTGTGGCGGTGATTCTGGCAGCCGGGCTGGGCGTTCGGTTTGACGAGAGCAACCCCAAGCAGCTGGTGCAGGTGGGCGGCAAACCCATCATCGCCTGGTCAATTGATGCCTTCCAGTTCAATGCCCGGGTCACCGACATCCTGGTCGTGGTCAACGATCGGGTGCGGGAGGCTGTCGAGGCCATCGTGGGCGACGACACCTACGACAAGGTCCGCACGGTCATCCAGGGCGGCATCGAGCGCATGGACAGCACCGAGGCGGCCCTGCAGACCCTGGCCGAAGCGGAGATCCCCCAGAATGCCAAGCTGCTCATCCACGATGCGGTACGTCCCTTCGTCAGCCAGGAGTCCATCAATGGCTGCATCGATGCCTTGGATACCTTCAACGCCGCTACCGTGGCCGTGGCCTCGACCGACACCATGCTGATGGCCGGCGACCTGGGCGAGCGCAAGGTGGTCCGTAAAGTGCCCGACCGAGACAACATGTTCCGGGCCCAGACCCCGCAGGCCTTCCGTTTCAGCACCATCCGCAAGGCCTACGACCTGGCCGCCGCAGACCCCGACTTCCATCCCACCGACGACACCAGGGTGGTGGTGGACCGCCTGCCCGAGGAGCCGGTGGCCATCGTGGCCGGCAGCGTGACCAATATGAAGATCACCCTGCCCTCGGACGTGCCCATGGCTGAATGGATAGCGCGCTCCCTGGCCGGGTGA